In a single window of the Nocardioides sp. L-11A genome:
- a CDS encoding CoA ester lyase, with the protein MSEFKPLRSVLYMPSSNERALEKAKTLPADAIIFDLEDAVAPDAKPAAREAAAAAVRSGEYGGRHLIIRVNGIGTEWHVDDIRAAAAAGPDVVLVPKVNSADEVRQLVAALEAAGAPERTTLWAMVETPIGMLNALAIAQASERLTGFVMGTNDLVKELYAEHVPGRAPVITGLGLALLAARAAGIVIIDGVYNDVKDIDGFLAEVEQGRQMGFDGKTLIHPGQVEGANAGFAPDEKAVEDARGLIRAWEDARRSSDTGVVTYNGKMVESLHVESAERTLAIHEAIQALQS; encoded by the coding sequence ATGTCCGAGTTCAAGCCGCTGCGCTCCGTCCTCTACATGCCCAGCTCCAACGAGCGGGCGCTGGAGAAGGCGAAGACACTGCCCGCCGACGCGATCATCTTCGACCTCGAGGACGCCGTCGCGCCCGACGCCAAGCCGGCCGCCCGGGAGGCCGCCGCGGCCGCCGTCCGGTCCGGCGAGTACGGCGGGCGCCACCTGATCATCCGGGTCAACGGCATCGGCACCGAGTGGCACGTCGACGACATCCGGGCGGCCGCGGCGGCCGGGCCGGACGTCGTCCTCGTCCCGAAGGTGAACTCCGCCGACGAGGTCCGCCAGCTCGTCGCCGCCCTCGAGGCCGCCGGCGCACCGGAGCGGACCACGCTGTGGGCGATGGTCGAGACGCCGATCGGCATGCTCAACGCGCTCGCGATCGCGCAGGCCTCCGAGCGGCTCACCGGATTCGTGATGGGCACCAACGACCTGGTCAAGGAGCTGTACGCCGAGCACGTGCCCGGCCGCGCCCCCGTGATCACCGGCCTCGGCCTCGCCCTGCTCGCGGCCCGCGCCGCCGGCATCGTGATCATCGACGGCGTCTACAACGACGTGAAGGACATCGACGGCTTCCTCGCCGAGGTCGAGCAGGGCCGCCAGATGGGTTTCGACGGCAAGACCCTGATCCACCCCGGCCAGGTCGAGGGCGCGAACGCCGGCTTCGCCCCCGACGAGAAGGCCGTCGAGGATGCCCGCGGCCTGATCCGGGCGTGGGAGGACGCGCGCCGGTCGAGCGACACCGGCGTCGTCACCTACAACGGCAAGATGGTCGAGAGCCTCCACGTCGAGTCCGCGGAGCGCACGCTCGCGATCCACGAGGCGATCCAGGCGCTGCAGTCCTGA
- a CDS encoding ferredoxin reductase has protein sequence MSTTTAAPDAAARTGRLRTGLRSLLDAAVTPLSVDDLLDHFAPLRAGAATGLQGRIVSVEKETADAATLVIRPGRDWAGHIPGQYVRVGVDVDGTRLWRTYSLTHGPRRDGHISITVKAIPDGAVSQHLVHGARAGQMLHLAQAEGDFVLTPPRSGRRQKLLLVTAGSGITPVIGMLRNLYSRNESAHDTATAAYDIVLVHSAMKRDEVIFGAELRAHAEAGRLRLIERHTDTDGLLTTDDLETEVPDLAERTAYACGPAGLLDTLEAFYDQRRMTLHTERFRPTVVDVAAEGGTLTFAGSAATTVETDGSVPILDAAESAGVLMPSGCRMGICMGCVLPMKSGAVRDLRNGELTVAVPGETHPDGVKIQTCISAAAGDCTLDH, from the coding sequence GTGAGTACGACGACCGCCGCCCCCGACGCGGCCGCCCGGACCGGCCGCCTCCGCACCGGCCTCCGCTCGCTCCTCGACGCGGCCGTGACGCCGCTCAGCGTCGACGACCTGCTCGACCACTTCGCCCCCCTCCGCGCCGGCGCCGCGACCGGCCTCCAGGGCCGGATCGTCTCCGTCGAGAAGGAGACCGCCGACGCCGCGACCCTGGTGATCAGACCCGGCCGCGACTGGGCCGGGCACATCCCCGGGCAGTACGTCCGCGTCGGCGTCGACGTCGACGGCACGCGCCTGTGGCGCACCTACTCCCTGACCCACGGCCCCCGCCGTGACGGGCACATCTCGATCACGGTCAAGGCGATCCCCGACGGCGCCGTGTCCCAGCACCTGGTCCACGGCGCACGGGCCGGCCAGATGCTCCACCTGGCCCAGGCCGAGGGCGACTTCGTGCTCACGCCGCCGCGGTCCGGGCGTCGCCAGAAGCTGCTGCTCGTCACCGCCGGCTCCGGCATCACCCCGGTCATCGGCATGCTGCGCAACCTCTACTCGCGCAACGAGTCCGCTCATGACACGGCGACGGCGGCGTACGACATCGTGCTCGTGCACTCCGCGATGAAGCGCGACGAGGTCATCTTCGGCGCCGAGCTGCGCGCCCACGCCGAGGCCGGCCGGCTGCGCCTGATCGAGCGGCACACCGACACCGACGGCCTGCTCACCACCGACGACCTCGAGACCGAGGTCCCCGACCTGGCCGAGCGCACGGCGTACGCCTGCGGTCCGGCGGGGCTGCTCGACACGCTCGAGGCGTTCTACGACCAGCGCCGGATGACGCTGCACACCGAGCGCTTCCGCCCGACCGTCGTCGACGTCGCCGCCGAGGGCGGCACGCTGACCTTCGCCGGGAGCGCCGCCACGACCGTCGAGACCGACGGCTCCGTCCCGATCCTCGACGCAGCCGAGTCGGCCGGCGTCCTCATGCCGAGTGGCTGCCGAATGGGCATCTGCATGGGCTGCGTGCTGCCCATGAAGTCCGGCGCGGTGCGCGACCTGCGCAACGGCGAGCTCACCGTCGCCGTCCCCGGCGAGACCCACCCCGACGGCGTGAAGATCCAGACCTGCATCAGCGCCGCCGCCGGCGACTGCACCCTCGACCACTGA
- a CDS encoding aldehyde dehydrogenase family protein, with protein MVALLESVEAFSSREHGLFIGGEFVASRGSERIDVHDPATGRLLTTVASANAEDVDAAVAAARAALPAWAALPAAQRGELLWRLGARLEELAEEFAQLEAIDNGKPTSESLAVDVPLTAGLFKYYAGAVSRIEGRTIAPMGGANFHVYTRREPVGVVGAIIPWNFPLLMCGYKLGPSLAAGNTVVLKPAEQTPLAALRLAEVLAEVGFPPGVVNIVTGLGPSAGAPLAAHGDVDKVTFTGETSTGQKIMEAAKGNMKKVSLELGGKSPSLVFADADLDAAVEGTFGAVFFNQGQCCIAGARVYVHDDIYDEFTKRLVERVAEVRLGSGLEPGTTMGPLVSEEQQARVNGYIRSGLEEGASIASDAGSAVPEVGNFVRPTVFTDVRPDMRIMREEIFGPVAMVGRFATEEEAVAAANDTSYGLCSGVWTRDVARVHRIAAAIHAGTVYANTYGYFDPAVPFGGFKMSGFGKELGEEALDHYLQTKTVWVNLD; from the coding sequence ATGGTTGCACTGCTCGAGTCAGTAGAGGCCTTCTCGTCCCGAGAGCACGGGCTCTTCATCGGGGGAGAGTTCGTCGCGTCGCGCGGAAGTGAACGCATCGATGTGCACGACCCGGCGACGGGACGGCTGCTGACCACCGTCGCCTCGGCCAACGCCGAGGACGTCGACGCGGCCGTCGCCGCCGCGCGCGCCGCGCTGCCGGCGTGGGCCGCGCTGCCGGCCGCCCAGCGCGGCGAGCTGCTGTGGCGGCTCGGCGCGCGCCTGGAGGAGCTCGCCGAGGAGTTCGCCCAGCTCGAGGCCATCGACAACGGCAAGCCGACCTCGGAGTCGCTGGCTGTCGACGTACCGCTGACGGCAGGGCTGTTCAAGTACTACGCGGGTGCGGTGAGCCGGATCGAGGGGCGCACGATCGCGCCCATGGGTGGTGCGAACTTCCATGTCTACACCCGGCGCGAGCCCGTCGGCGTCGTCGGTGCCATCATCCCGTGGAACTTCCCGCTGCTCATGTGCGGCTACAAGCTGGGGCCGTCGCTGGCCGCGGGCAACACCGTCGTGCTCAAGCCCGCGGAGCAGACGCCGCTCGCGGCGTTGCGGCTGGCCGAGGTGCTCGCGGAGGTCGGCTTCCCGCCCGGCGTGGTCAACATCGTGACCGGCCTCGGCCCCTCGGCCGGCGCCCCCCTGGCCGCGCACGGCGACGTCGACAAGGTCACCTTCACCGGCGAGACCTCCACCGGCCAGAAGATCATGGAGGCCGCGAAGGGCAACATGAAGAAGGTGTCGCTGGAGCTCGGCGGCAAGTCGCCGAGCCTGGTGTTCGCCGACGCCGACCTCGATGCGGCCGTCGAGGGCACCTTCGGCGCGGTCTTCTTCAACCAGGGCCAGTGCTGCATCGCCGGCGCGCGCGTCTACGTCCACGACGACATCTACGACGAGTTCACGAAGCGGCTGGTCGAGCGGGTTGCGGAGGTGCGCCTGGGATCGGGCCTCGAGCCCGGGACGACGATGGGGCCGCTCGTGAGCGAGGAGCAGCAGGCGCGGGTCAACGGCTACATCAGGTCCGGCCTGGAGGAGGGCGCGAGCATCGCGTCGGACGCCGGCTCGGCGGTTCCCGAGGTCGGCAACTTCGTCCGGCCCACCGTCTTCACCGACGTCCGCCCCGACATGCGGATCATGCGGGAGGAGATCTTCGGCCCGGTCGCGATGGTCGGCAGGTTCGCCACCGAGGAGGAGGCGGTCGCGGCGGCCAACGACACGTCGTACGGTCTCTGCTCGGGCGTCTGGACCCGCGACGTGGCGCGGGTGCACCGGATCGCCGCCGCGATCCACGCAGGCACCGTGTACGCCAACACCTACGGCTACTTCGACCCGGCCGTTCCCTTCGGGGGCTTCAAGATGAGCGGCTTCGGCAAGGAGCTCGGCGAGGAGGCCCTCGACCACTACCTCCAGACCAAGACGGTCTGGGTCAACCTCGACTGA
- a CDS encoding CoA ester lyase translates to MSHKSAKDFFRPLAVGAPQPLREIPARPSRAIHFFDPSNEKMAAKIPAMVGTVDVLLGNLEDAIKADNKVAARTGLVKIAQETDFGPTQLWTRINALDSPWVLDDLTTLVPAIGEKLDVIMVPKVQGAEDIHYVDRILAQLEAKAGITKPILIHAILETARGVANVEEICGASPRMQGLSLGPADLAADRKMKTTRVGGGHPGYLVREDAPRGADGLPVLDAQRAIFQQDLWHYTIAKMVDACATHGIYPYYGPFGDIKDTVACEDQFRNAFLLGCVGTWSLHPVQIKIANRVFSPSPEDIAHARRVVAAMGDGTGAVMIDGKMEDDASLKQCLVLVELAEKLAEIDPDLKAVYDAIPAPEEA, encoded by the coding sequence GTGAGCCACAAGAGCGCCAAGGACTTCTTCCGACCGCTGGCGGTGGGTGCGCCCCAGCCGCTGCGCGAGATCCCCGCCCGGCCGAGCCGCGCGATCCACTTCTTCGATCCCAGCAACGAGAAGATGGCCGCGAAGATCCCGGCCATGGTCGGCACCGTCGACGTCCTCCTGGGCAACCTCGAGGACGCGATCAAGGCCGACAACAAGGTCGCTGCCCGTACGGGCCTCGTGAAGATCGCCCAGGAGACCGACTTCGGGCCCACCCAGCTCTGGACGCGCATCAACGCGCTCGACAGCCCGTGGGTGCTCGACGACCTCACCACCCTGGTGCCCGCGATCGGCGAGAAGCTCGACGTGATCATGGTCCCGAAGGTGCAGGGCGCCGAGGACATCCACTACGTCGACCGGATCCTCGCCCAGCTCGAGGCCAAGGCCGGCATCACCAAGCCGATCCTGATCCACGCGATCCTCGAGACCGCGCGCGGCGTGGCCAACGTGGAGGAGATCTGCGGCGCCTCGCCGCGCATGCAGGGCCTCTCCCTCGGCCCGGCCGACCTCGCGGCCGACCGCAAGATGAAGACGACCCGCGTCGGCGGCGGCCACCCCGGCTACCTCGTGCGCGAGGACGCTCCGCGGGGCGCGGACGGCCTGCCGGTCCTCGACGCGCAGCGCGCGATCTTCCAGCAGGACCTGTGGCACTACACGATCGCCAAGATGGTCGACGCGTGCGCGACCCACGGCATCTACCCCTACTACGGGCCGTTCGGCGACATCAAGGACACGGTCGCCTGCGAGGACCAGTTCCGCAACGCGTTCCTGCTCGGCTGCGTCGGCACCTGGTCGCTGCACCCGGTCCAGATCAAGATCGCGAACCGGGTCTTCTCCCCCTCGCCCGAGGACATCGCCCACGCCCGGCGTGTGGTCGCCGCGATGGGCGACGGCACCGGCGCGGTGATGATCGACGGGAAGATGGAGGACGACGCCTCCCTCAAGCAGTGCCTGGTCCTCGTCGAGCTCGCCGAGAAGCTGGCCGAGATCGACCCCGACCTCAAGGCCGTCTACGACGCCATCCCCGCCCCCGAGGAGGCCTGA
- a CDS encoding alcohol dehydrogenase catalytic domain-containing protein — protein sequence MKAVVMSADGSFDVEQVPEPDESDLVLVEARAAGICGTELHILDKMLEPPAYPFILGHEGAGVVRYVPPGTTGVAVGDRVAIYNFIGCGHCLWCRTGREEVCADPGGQIGFTQDGTFRDVIPVPAANLIKLPDNVTFEDAALLSCSGMTAVHALRLSEVALDDTVVVDGVGGVGLMVIQVARAAGARVIAIADSDAKATLAREAGASDVIVLDDAGYEPVADRIRAATDGLGADHFFELVGTSASMLAGIRGLGRHGSAVIIGYTGEDLVINPVELILSEVRVMGSVAAAKQDLETAIALAARGQLSAQIDTRYGIDEVGTGLERLRRREVNGRNVLVW from the coding sequence ATGAAAGCCGTAGTGATGAGCGCCGACGGGTCATTCGACGTCGAGCAGGTGCCGGAGCCGGATGAGAGCGACCTCGTCCTGGTCGAGGCCCGGGCCGCGGGCATCTGCGGCACGGAGCTCCACATCCTCGACAAGATGCTCGAACCGCCCGCCTATCCCTTCATCCTCGGTCACGAGGGCGCGGGCGTGGTGCGCTACGTGCCTCCGGGGACCACAGGGGTCGCCGTCGGCGACCGGGTCGCGATCTACAACTTCATCGGCTGTGGGCACTGCCTGTGGTGCCGCACCGGCCGCGAGGAGGTGTGCGCCGACCCCGGTGGCCAGATCGGCTTCACCCAGGACGGCACCTTCCGCGACGTGATCCCGGTGCCGGCCGCCAACCTGATCAAGCTGCCCGACAACGTGACCTTCGAGGACGCGGCCCTCCTCAGCTGCAGCGGGATGACGGCCGTGCACGCGCTGCGGCTCTCGGAGGTCGCCCTCGACGACACCGTCGTCGTCGACGGCGTCGGCGGCGTGGGGCTCATGGTGATCCAGGTCGCCCGGGCCGCGGGCGCCCGGGTGATCGCGATCGCCGACTCCGACGCCAAGGCCACGCTCGCCCGGGAGGCCGGGGCGAGCGACGTCATCGTCCTCGACGACGCCGGCTACGAGCCGGTCGCCGACCGGATCAGAGCCGCCACCGACGGACTGGGTGCGGACCACTTCTTCGAGCTGGTCGGCACCAGTGCGAGCATGCTGGCCGGCATCCGCGGACTCGGTCGGCACGGCAGCGCCGTCATCATCGGCTACACCGGCGAGGACTTGGTGATCAACCCCGTCGAGCTCATCCTCTCGGAGGTCCGGGTGATGGGCTCGGTCGCCGCGGCCAAGCAGGACCTGGAGACGGCGATCGCGCTGGCTGCCCGGGGACAGCTCTCGGCCCAGATCGACACCCGCTACGGCATCGACGAGGTCGGCACCGGCCTGGAGCGCCTCCGGCGGCGTGAGGTCAACGGCCGCAACGTCCTCGTCTGGTGA
- a CDS encoding helix-turn-helix domain-containing protein: MSRRVLRQAGTDERVLLPPATVSAIRAELAAVADDVVDQIIRDVPAYEDAFGGPMGETIRGAVQVALGGFLSLTSDRRGPDALAPRASAVDGAYQLGRGEARSGRSTDALLSAFRIGARVCWQRLSARAVEEGMEPATMASFAALVFAYIDELSAACVAGHQDETATEGRVRQRMMERLARQLLTGAPEASVLAAAERAEWTPPATLTAVIVPESQAGALQQSLRRGTIQASDLPELDGAALLLVPDAHDRRRPTLLRSVQGRDCVVGPPRAWLEVRSSYDRAVRARDLGLAGDTEAHLPRLVLTADPAALDDLRTRVLAPLDALRPATAAKLRETLRAWLLHQGRRDDVAAALFVHPQTIRYRMTQVRDLYGDRLEEPDTVLALTIALGVEER, from the coding sequence ATGTCACGTCGGGTGCTGCGCCAGGCCGGGACCGACGAGCGGGTCCTGCTCCCGCCGGCCACGGTGTCGGCGATCCGGGCCGAGCTCGCGGCCGTCGCCGACGACGTCGTCGACCAGATCATCCGCGACGTGCCGGCCTACGAGGACGCCTTCGGCGGCCCGATGGGCGAGACCATCCGGGGTGCCGTCCAGGTCGCGCTCGGCGGCTTCCTCTCACTGACCAGCGACCGGCGCGGGCCCGACGCGCTCGCTCCGCGCGCCTCGGCCGTCGACGGCGCCTACCAGCTCGGCCGGGGCGAGGCGCGCAGCGGACGCAGCACCGACGCGCTGCTCTCCGCGTTCCGGATCGGTGCCCGGGTGTGCTGGCAGCGGCTCTCCGCGCGTGCGGTCGAGGAGGGCATGGAGCCGGCCACGATGGCCTCCTTCGCCGCCCTGGTCTTCGCCTACATCGACGAGCTGTCCGCGGCGTGCGTCGCGGGACACCAGGACGAGACCGCGACCGAGGGCCGGGTCCGCCAGCGGATGATGGAGCGCCTCGCCCGCCAGCTCCTCACCGGTGCTCCCGAGGCGAGCGTCCTGGCCGCCGCCGAGCGCGCGGAGTGGACGCCGCCGGCGACCCTGACCGCCGTCATCGTCCCCGAGTCCCAGGCCGGCGCGCTGCAGCAGTCCCTGCGCCGCGGCACGATCCAGGCCAGCGACCTGCCCGAGCTCGACGGCGCCGCGCTGCTGCTCGTCCCCGACGCCCACGATCGCCGGCGACCGACCCTGCTGCGCTCGGTGCAGGGGCGCGACTGCGTCGTCGGTCCCCCGCGTGCGTGGCTGGAGGTGCGCTCGTCGTACGACCGGGCGGTGCGGGCCCGCGACCTCGGCCTGGCCGGTGACACCGAGGCGCACCTGCCGCGACTGGTTCTCACCGCCGACCCGGCCGCGCTCGACGACCTCCGCACCCGGGTGCTCGCGCCGCTCGACGCGCTGCGCCCGGCCACCGCGGCGAAGCTGCGCGAGACGCTGCGCGCCTGGCTGCTCCACCAGGGGCGGCGCGACGACGTGGCGGCCGCGCTGTTTGTGCACCCGCAGACGATCCGCTACCGGATGACCCAGGTCCGCGACCTGTACGGCGACCGGCTGGAGGAGCCGGACACCGTCCTCGCGCTGACCATCGCGCTGGGCGTCGAGGAGCGCTGA
- a CDS encoding GntR family transcriptional regulator: MSTTERVGGELRHLQLKDRVYEHLRNAIIDGDHAIGAALREVDISTSLGVSKTPVREAFVRLQKDRFVELIPYRGAVVAGYSKRDLREMYEVRELLEGRCAARAAEVEDDRVRADLQRNVEETRRAVEEDRLEKVIELFENFDRLVYSASDNKWINDIIHDLDGHQRRIGRLTVGIPGRIEHSLSEHEKICAAIVKRDAAAAEKRMRAHVRSVMTDQLRSFRAEEA; the protein is encoded by the coding sequence ATGAGCACGACTGAACGGGTGGGCGGGGAGCTGCGCCACCTCCAGCTGAAGGACCGGGTGTACGAGCACCTCCGCAACGCGATCATCGACGGGGACCACGCCATCGGCGCGGCCCTGCGGGAGGTCGACATCTCGACGTCCCTGGGAGTCAGCAAGACCCCGGTGCGCGAGGCCTTCGTCCGCCTGCAGAAGGACCGCTTCGTCGAGCTGATCCCCTACCGCGGCGCTGTCGTGGCCGGCTACAGCAAGCGGGATCTCCGCGAGATGTACGAGGTGCGCGAGCTGCTCGAGGGGCGCTGTGCCGCGCGGGCCGCCGAGGTCGAGGACGACCGGGTGCGCGCCGACCTCCAGCGCAACGTCGAGGAGACCCGTCGTGCTGTCGAGGAGGATCGGCTCGAGAAGGTCATCGAGCTCTTCGAGAACTTCGACCGCCTGGTCTATTCCGCGTCCGACAACAAGTGGATCAACGACATCATCCACGACCTCGACGGACACCAGCGGCGGATCGGTCGGCTCACTGTGGGCATCCCGGGGCGGATCGAGCATTCCCTGAGCGAGCACGAGAAGATCTGCGCCGCCATCGTGAAGCGCGACGCCGCCGCGGCCGAGAAGCGGATGCGCGCCCATGTGCGGTCGGTCATGACCGACCAGTTGCGGAGCTTCCGCGCCGAGGAGGCCTGA
- a CDS encoding PadR family transcriptional regulator, which translates to MDTTQLLRGVLDLAVLAVVEREDGYGYDVLRRLRAGGLAEVGDASVYGTLRRLYAAGALTSYVVPSDEGPHRKYYGITPAGRDQLAQQAKEWVSFAGTVTSLLPTGASA; encoded by the coding sequence ATGGACACCACCCAGCTCCTCCGCGGCGTGCTCGACCTCGCCGTCCTGGCGGTGGTCGAGCGCGAGGACGGCTACGGGTACGACGTCCTGCGCCGCCTGCGCGCCGGCGGCCTGGCCGAGGTCGGCGACGCCTCCGTGTACGGGACCCTGCGCCGCCTCTACGCCGCGGGCGCACTGACGTCGTACGTCGTGCCGTCCGACGAGGGCCCGCACCGCAAGTACTACGGCATCACGCCCGCGGGCCGCGACCAGCTCGCCCAGCAGGCCAAGGAGTGGGTCTCCTTCGCCGGCACCGTCACCTCCCTCCTCCCGACAGGAGCCTCGGCATGA
- a CDS encoding acyl-CoA desaturase: MTTITNKPENPTAHLSPEQIEELGAELDAIRQEILDARGEEDAAYIRRMVDVQRKLELGSRAVLLVSAFPPAWLLGTAGLSVAKILENMEIGHNVMHGQWDWMRDPKIHSTTWEWDNASTAEGWKHSHNEVHHTYTNIVGKDNDLGYGIMRVDEEQRWYPLYLAQPLWNFINACFFEYGIAAYDLELGRNLRTPKEKRSEEFKRNLSNTLKKIRKQATKDYVVNPALALPTGSFLPALAANFTANVIRNLWSHSVIMCGHFPEGVETFELKSIPEKETRGEWYLRQMLGSANISGSKLMHIMTGNLSHQIEHHLFPDLPSSRYAEVAPKVRAVFDKYGLNYHAAPLPQQVGSAWHRVIRLSFPNGWLATTNAKNLPSQLKLLYAMTTADKRKRRVMQRLLESAAAKKDLAKAA, translated from the coding sequence ATGACGACGATCACCAACAAGCCCGAGAACCCCACCGCCCACCTGTCCCCCGAGCAGATCGAGGAGCTCGGCGCCGAGCTCGACGCGATCCGCCAGGAGATCCTCGACGCGCGCGGCGAGGAGGACGCGGCGTACATCCGCAGGATGGTCGACGTGCAGCGCAAGCTCGAGCTGGGCTCGCGCGCGGTGCTCCTCGTCAGCGCGTTCCCGCCGGCGTGGCTGCTCGGCACCGCCGGCCTCTCGGTCGCCAAGATCCTCGAGAACATGGAGATCGGCCACAACGTCATGCACGGCCAGTGGGACTGGATGCGCGACCCGAAGATCCACTCGACCACCTGGGAGTGGGACAACGCCTCCACCGCCGAGGGCTGGAAGCACTCGCACAACGAGGTCCACCACACCTACACGAATATCGTCGGCAAGGACAACGACCTCGGCTACGGCATCATGCGCGTCGACGAGGAGCAGCGCTGGTACCCGCTCTACCTCGCGCAGCCGCTGTGGAACTTCATCAACGCCTGCTTCTTCGAGTACGGCATCGCGGCGTACGACCTCGAGCTCGGCCGCAACCTGCGCACCCCCAAGGAGAAGCGCAGCGAGGAGTTCAAGCGGAACCTCTCGAACACGCTCAAGAAGATCCGCAAGCAGGCGACCAAGGACTACGTCGTCAACCCGGCGCTCGCGCTGCCGACCGGCTCCTTCCTGCCGGCCCTCGCCGCGAACTTCACCGCCAACGTGATCCGCAACCTGTGGTCGCACTCCGTCATCATGTGCGGCCACTTCCCCGAGGGCGTCGAGACCTTCGAGCTGAAGTCGATCCCGGAGAAGGAGACCCGCGGCGAGTGGTACCTGCGCCAGATGCTGGGCTCCGCCAACATCTCCGGCTCGAAGCTGATGCACATCATGACCGGCAACCTGTCGCACCAGATCGAGCACCACCTCTTCCCCGACCTGCCCAGCAGCCGGTACGCCGAGGTGGCGCCGAAGGTGCGCGCCGTCTTCGACAAGTACGGCCTCAACTACCACGCGGCACCGCTCCCCCAGCAGGTCGGGAGCGCCTGGCACCGGGTGATCCGGCTGTCCTTCCCGAACGGCTGGCTCGCGACCACGAACGCGAAGAACCTGCCGAGCCAGCTCAAGCTGCTCTACGCAATGACCACGGCCGACAAGCGCAAGCGCCGCGTCATGCAGCGCCTGCTGGAGAGCGCCGCCGCCAAGAAGGACCTGGCCAAGGCCGCCTGA
- a CDS encoding amidohydrolase encodes MSRIVLNGGTVLTMDDDLSVHPEGHVVIEQDRIVQVGAGDAPTGPGDVVLDTSGQLVMPGLVDLHYHTAIGKGYSDHLPLWEYLDTCWYPLIRNLDEEAAYWAAAASYMESIRSGVTTVNDMYRRLPDLARAARDIGIRAVLSNDVALDEHDLDTLEDNLTAHREVHGWGDGRIEVYVGIEWLPLADPGLLRDARALADQLGTGIHVHLNESLTEVQDSVKRFGKRPTEVAYEAGLLGPDCIAAHCVWLSDVEIALMRETGTHISHNPSSNAKLGNGIARLPEMLAAGINVGLGHDAAECNNSRDPFEVMKFASLMHRAARVDPSLQQAPDVVRMATRNGADALKHDTGRLAVGRKADVITLDLRNEMFTPLIHGDPDHLYSHLVFSANGSCVDSSIIDGQIVMRERRLLNLDQEEVLAKANEAFLRVLDRIRS; translated from the coding sequence ATGAGCAGAATCGTCCTCAACGGCGGCACCGTCCTCACCATGGACGACGACCTGTCCGTGCACCCCGAGGGCCACGTCGTCATCGAGCAGGACCGCATCGTCCAGGTGGGCGCGGGCGACGCGCCGACCGGTCCCGGCGACGTCGTGCTCGACACGTCCGGTCAGCTGGTGATGCCCGGCCTGGTCGATCTGCACTACCACACGGCGATCGGCAAGGGATACAGCGATCATCTGCCGTTGTGGGAGTACCTCGATACCTGCTGGTACCCCCTGATCCGCAACCTCGACGAGGAGGCTGCCTACTGGGCAGCGGCCGCCAGCTACATGGAGTCGATCCGGTCCGGTGTGACCACCGTCAACGACATGTACCGGCGGCTGCCCGACCTCGCCCGCGCCGCGCGCGACATCGGCATCCGGGCGGTGCTCTCCAACGACGTCGCCCTCGACGAGCACGACCTGGACACGCTGGAGGACAACCTCACCGCTCACCGCGAGGTCCACGGCTGGGGCGACGGGAGGATCGAGGTGTACGTCGGGATCGAGTGGCTCCCGCTCGCCGACCCGGGCCTGCTGCGCGACGCCCGGGCGCTGGCCGACCAGCTGGGCACCGGCATCCACGTCCACCTCAACGAGTCGCTCACCGAGGTCCAGGACAGCGTCAAGCGCTTCGGCAAGCGCCCGACGGAGGTGGCCTACGAGGCGGGCCTGCTCGGACCCGACTGCATCGCCGCCCACTGCGTGTGGCTGTCCGACGTGGAGATCGCGCTGATGCGCGAGACCGGGACGCACATCTCCCACAACCCCAGCTCGAACGCCAAGCTGGGCAACGGGATCGCCCGACTGCCGGAGATGCTCGCTGCCGGCATCAACGTCGGCCTGGGCCACGACGCGGCCGAGTGCAACAACAGCCGGGATCCGTTCGAGGTGATGAAGTTCGCCTCGCTCATGCACCGCGCCGCGCGCGTCGACCCCAGCCTCCAGCAGGCGCCCGACGTCGTCCGGATGGCGACACGGAACGGCGCGGACGCGCTCAAGCACGACACGGGCCGGCTGGCCGTGGGCCGCAAGGCCGACGTGATCACGCTCGACCTCCGCAACGAGATGTTCACGCCGTTGATCCACGGCGACCCCGACCACCTCTACTCCCACCTGGTCTTCAGCGCCAACGGGAGCTGCGTCGACTCCAGCATCATCGACGGCCAGATCGTGATGCGGGAGCGACGACTGCTGAACCTGGACCAGGAGGAGGTCCTGGCGAAGGCCAACGAGGCGTTCCTCCGCGTCCTGGACCGCATCCGGTCATGA